A window of Christiangramia forsetii KT0803 contains these coding sequences:
- a CDS encoding nucleoside triphosphate pyrophosphohydrolase family protein, giving the protein MKKRIAAVKEFHSAFGLGIQEKPVANLGEAKNMLRFNLMKEENEEYLEAANNSDLTEVADALGDMLYILCGTIIEHGMQYKIEEVFDEIQSSNMSKLGADGKPIYREDGKVLKGPNYFKPEIKKILEE; this is encoded by the coding sequence ATGAAGAAAAGAATTGCTGCTGTAAAAGAATTTCATTCGGCATTTGGATTAGGTATACAGGAAAAACCAGTTGCCAATCTTGGAGAAGCTAAGAATATGCTGAGATTTAATTTGATGAAAGAAGAAAATGAAGAATATCTCGAAGCTGCCAATAATAGTGATCTTACTGAAGTGGCAGATGCTCTTGGAGATATGCTGTATATCCTCTGCGGAACTATTATAGAACATGGAATGCAATACAAAATAGAAGAGGTATTTGATGAAATACAATCTAGTAATATGAGTAAACTAGGCGCAGATGGAAAACCTATCTATCGTGAAGACGGAAAGGTGCTAAAGGGACCGAATTATTTTAAACCGGAGATTAAGAAAATACTTGAAGAGTAG
- a CDS encoding SRPBCC family protein has product MKIFKYLLFLILIFIIGASIYIATKDGKFQVEQKLMMEAPQEVIFNEVNDFTTWKNWEPWSQKTDDMIVEYGEKTSGEGASYSWQSDELGEGNMTTTKANPHNSLEQEITFVTPFGESTSEVYWEFEPQGDSTLVTWGMIGEQSFMEKAAFIFQDESLAEMMQPMFATGLDNLQEEITVKMNSYSINIDGITNHGGGYYMYITTASKISQISERMQKMISEVGNFMSTNNIEKVGKPFVLYNEWNESQGSAIYSAAYFTPSEVITTAESSVLNGFMPNQRTLKTTLKGDYENLKEAWDSSYSYLEKNGLRADENAKVFEVYLTGPNDNANPAEWITNIYIPLEQVIADSDD; this is encoded by the coding sequence ATGAAAATATTTAAATACCTCTTATTCTTAATCCTGATTTTTATAATAGGAGCATCCATATATATCGCGACAAAAGACGGCAAATTCCAGGTGGAGCAAAAGCTAATGATGGAAGCCCCTCAGGAGGTTATATTTAATGAAGTAAACGATTTCACTACCTGGAAAAACTGGGAACCATGGTCTCAGAAAACTGATGACATGATCGTTGAATATGGCGAAAAAACCAGCGGAGAAGGTGCCTCGTACTCCTGGCAGAGTGACGAATTGGGAGAAGGAAATATGACAACAACAAAAGCCAACCCACATAACAGTCTAGAACAAGAAATAACCTTTGTAACTCCTTTTGGTGAATCCACAAGCGAGGTCTACTGGGAATTTGAACCTCAGGGCGATAGTACTCTTGTAACCTGGGGAATGATCGGAGAACAAAGCTTTATGGAAAAAGCGGCTTTTATATTCCAGGATGAAAGCCTGGCTGAAATGATGCAACCCATGTTCGCTACTGGCTTAGATAATCTTCAGGAAGAGATTACCGTGAAAATGAATAGTTATTCAATTAATATTGATGGTATAACTAACCATGGAGGCGGCTACTATATGTATATAACCACAGCCAGTAAAATAAGCCAGATTAGTGAGAGAATGCAAAAAATGATTAGTGAGGTTGGTAATTTTATGTCAACCAACAATATCGAGAAAGTTGGAAAACCTTTTGTACTCTATAATGAATGGAATGAAAGTCAGGGTTCCGCTATTTATTCTGCTGCCTATTTCACACCTAGTGAAGTTATAACTACCGCCGAGAGTAGTGTGTTAAATGGATTCATGCCTAACCAGCGTACTTTAAAGACTACCTTAAAAGGAGATTACGAGAACCTTAAAGAAGCATGGGATTCTTCATATTCATATCTGGAGAAAAACGGCTTAAGAGCAGATGAGAACGCCAAAGTATTTGAAGTGTATTTAACTGGTCCTAATGACAACGCTAATCCTGCAGAATGGATCACTAATATTTATATCCCCCTTGAGCAGGTAATAGCTGATAGTGATGATTAA
- a CDS encoding branched-chain amino acid aminotransferase — translation MIDIQRAPKSKISETNFDNLVFGQVFSDHMMECDYKNGEWQKPVIKPYGPLSLEPSARVFHYGQAVFEGMKAYKDEDDKIWLFRPDKNFERINKSSERLAIPEFPKEYFFKALEELLKIDKDWIKKGFGNSLYLRPFVIATEAGVSASAAKEYKFMIICSPAQSYYSGEVRVKFSEKYSRAADGGVGFAKAAGNYGAQFYPTNLAKEEGFQQIIWTDANTHDYLEEAGTMNVFFRIGDKLVTAPTNDRILDGVTRRCVLTLAEEFNIETEVRRVSVQEILEAAENGELKEMFGSGTATVINPIAGFGYKNEKFELPKIEDSYAKFFKDKLMKIQYNQAEDKFGWRYEVK, via the coding sequence ATGATAGATATACAAAGAGCTCCCAAATCTAAAATAAGTGAAACTAATTTTGATAATCTGGTTTTCGGGCAGGTCTTTTCAGATCATATGATGGAGTGCGATTATAAGAATGGGGAATGGCAAAAACCTGTCATTAAGCCTTATGGCCCACTTTCTTTAGAGCCTTCAGCTCGTGTTTTTCATTACGGGCAGGCCGTATTTGAAGGGATGAAAGCTTATAAAGACGAAGATGATAAAATCTGGCTTTTTAGACCAGATAAAAATTTTGAAAGAATAAACAAATCCAGTGAACGCTTGGCAATCCCTGAGTTTCCAAAAGAATACTTTTTCAAGGCTTTAGAAGAATTACTCAAAATTGATAAAGACTGGATCAAAAAAGGATTTGGAAATAGTCTTTATCTAAGACCTTTTGTGATTGCTACAGAAGCAGGTGTATCAGCTTCGGCTGCCAAGGAATATAAGTTTATGATCATTTGTTCTCCAGCACAATCTTATTATAGTGGAGAAGTGAGGGTTAAGTTTTCTGAAAAGTATAGTCGTGCAGCAGACGGAGGGGTTGGTTTTGCTAAAGCAGCCGGTAACTACGGTGCTCAGTTTTATCCAACAAACCTTGCCAAAGAAGAAGGTTTTCAACAAATAATCTGGACTGATGCTAACACCCATGATTACCTGGAAGAAGCAGGAACCATGAATGTTTTCTTTAGAATTGGTGACAAACTGGTTACTGCCCCCACGAATGACAGAATTCTGGATGGAGTAACAAGAAGATGTGTATTAACACTTGCCGAAGAATTTAATATTGAAACGGAAGTGAGAAGAGTAAGCGTTCAGGAAATCCTGGAAGCTGCCGAAAATGGAGAACTTAAGGAAATGTTTGGTTCTGGAACTGCAACGGTAATTAACCCAATTGCTGGTTTTGGTTATAAAAATGAGAAATTTGAATTGCCAAAAATTGAAGATTCTTATGCTAAGTTTTTTAAAGATAAACTGATGAAAATTCAATATAACCAGGCTGAAGATAAATTTGGCTGGAGATACGAAGTGAAATAA
- a CDS encoding ABC transporter ATP-binding protein has translation MENLLVAENIYKRFGNFTALNNVSINIPRESIFGLLGPNGAGKTTLLRIINQITMPDEGKVYLDGKPLHPDDIAHIGYLPEERGLYKSMKVGEQALYLARLKGLSKAEAKERLQYWFKRLEIEGWWDKKIQELSKGMAQKVQFVITVLHSPKLLIFDEPFSGFDPVNANLIKDEILKLRDDGATILFSTHRMESVEELCDYIALIHKSNKLLDGKVSEIKKEYKANTFEVGLDALDESKLRLELEDRFQVGPARFKSIQNDLKLSIKLKENESSNDLIQFLLTRARINHFVEVIPSVNDIFIKTVTQNA, from the coding sequence ATGGAAAATCTTTTGGTGGCGGAAAATATCTACAAGCGCTTCGGAAATTTTACTGCACTAAACAATGTTTCAATAAATATTCCCAGAGAGAGTATCTTTGGTCTTTTGGGGCCTAATGGAGCAGGAAAAACTACGTTACTTCGTATTATAAATCAAATCACCATGCCCGATGAGGGTAAGGTCTATCTGGATGGGAAACCCTTGCACCCAGACGATATTGCGCATATTGGATATCTTCCGGAAGAACGGGGACTTTACAAATCTATGAAAGTTGGGGAACAGGCACTCTATCTTGCCAGGCTTAAAGGTTTGTCTAAAGCTGAGGCGAAGGAAAGACTTCAATACTGGTTTAAAAGATTGGAAATTGAAGGCTGGTGGGATAAAAAAATCCAGGAGCTTTCTAAAGGAATGGCTCAAAAGGTACAATTTGTCATTACTGTTCTACACAGTCCTAAATTGCTAATTTTTGACGAACCCTTTAGTGGTTTTGATCCTGTAAATGCCAACCTCATAAAAGATGAGATCTTGAAACTTAGGGATGATGGGGCCACGATATTATTTTCGACCCACAGAATGGAAAGTGTGGAAGAATTGTGTGATTATATCGCTCTAATTCATAAATCTAATAAACTGCTTGACGGGAAGGTTTCAGAAATTAAAAAGGAATATAAAGCAAATACTTTTGAAGTTGGTTTGGATGCCCTGGATGAATCAAAATTAAGACTGGAACTGGAAGATCGCTTTCAGGTTGGACCCGCCCGGTTTAAGAGTATTCAGAATGATCTAAAGCTTAGTATTAAACTAAAAGAAAATGAGTCGTCGAACGATCTTATCCAGTTCTTGCTTACCAGAGCCAGGATTAATCATTTTGTAGAAGTAATACCTTCTGTGAACGATATCTTTATTAAAACAGTGACACAAAATGCGTAA
- the crcB gene encoding fluoride efflux transporter CrcB, translating to MKNLLLVFIGGGLGSSFRFIISKYLNVSSLIPYGTFLVNILGSLLLGLILGWAMKSNSLNSPINLMLGVGFCGGFTTFSTFSFENYSLIKTGDFLSFSVYFFGSIILGILAVLAGIFISKFF from the coding sequence ATTAAAAACCTTCTTCTTGTGTTTATTGGAGGTGGACTGGGTAGTAGCTTTAGGTTTATTATTAGTAAATATCTAAATGTCTCCTCCCTGATTCCTTACGGAACCTTTCTGGTAAATATTCTTGGAAGTTTATTATTGGGCTTGATTTTGGGGTGGGCAATGAAATCTAACAGCCTAAATAGCCCCATTAACTTAATGCTGGGCGTAGGCTTTTGTGGAGGCTTCACTACATTCTCTACATTTTCCTTTGAAAATTACTCCTTAATAAAGACCGGAGATTTTTTAAGTTTTTCAGTTTATTTCTTTGGGAGTATAATTTTAGGAATTCTGGCGGTCTTAGCCGGAATTTTCATCTCAAAGTTCTTTTAG
- a CDS encoding P-II family nitrogen regulator, which translates to MKKIEAIIRKSEFDETKEALHSIGVTFFSYWDVTGVGNEKVGHVYRGVSYSTADIQRRYLSIVVTDSFVEKTVETLLKAAHTGKVGDGKIFILPVEEAYRIRTKEKGGESLE; encoded by the coding sequence ATGAAAAAAATTGAAGCAATCATTCGAAAATCTGAATTCGATGAAACCAAAGAAGCCCTTCATAGTATAGGGGTCACTTTTTTTAGTTACTGGGATGTTACAGGTGTTGGCAATGAGAAAGTAGGTCATGTATATCGCGGCGTAAGCTATAGCACTGCCGATATTCAAAGAAGGTATCTGTCTATTGTTGTCACCGATTCATTTGTAGAAAAGACGGTAGAGACTCTTCTCAAAGCTGCCCACACAGGTAAAGTTGGTGATGGAAAGATCTTTATTCTGCCCGTAGAAGAAGCTTACCGTATTAGAACCAAAGAAAAAGGCGGGGAATCCCTTGAATAA
- a CDS encoding ABC transporter permease — protein sequence MRNLRLIINREYLARVKNKTFIIMTFLSPLIFVGMILLIAYLSMLNSTDQKIIAIHDESGMFSAEFKDGKQVQYLDYSKKSLKEARQEVLDNEYFGLIHISDIESVTGKPADIEFFGKDAPGFATIENIEKTISDKLTREQLISRGIDVSEIDKARAEVNVEIQNFAGERSSKMSNYIKMFFGGAAGYLLMMFIIIYGNMVMRSVIEEKTNRIIEIIVSSVKPFQLLLGKVLGTSLAGITQFTVWVILGTVLLLGVSSFMGIDPTAVQSPASVAIENAARPEINQLVVDILKLPYASLLAFFVIYFIGGYFLYSAIYAAIGAAVDSETDTQQFMFPIILPLILGIYVGFFSVVENPHGTVSTIFSMVPLTSPIVMLMRIPFGVPWWELVISISILIATNFGVLWLSAKIYRVGILMYGKKPTYKELYKWLKY from the coding sequence ATGCGTAATCTTAGACTTATCATAAATCGGGAATACCTGGCGCGAGTTAAAAATAAAACCTTCATTATCATGACTTTTTTAAGTCCGTTGATATTTGTAGGTATGATTTTGCTGATCGCTTATCTAAGCATGCTTAATAGTACTGATCAAAAAATCATTGCGATTCATGATGAAAGTGGGATGTTTTCAGCAGAATTTAAAGATGGAAAACAGGTTCAGTATTTAGATTACTCCAAAAAAAGCCTAAAAGAAGCAAGACAGGAAGTACTGGATAATGAATATTTCGGATTGATCCATATTTCAGATATAGAATCGGTTACTGGCAAACCTGCGGATATCGAGTTTTTTGGAAAAGATGCGCCGGGTTTCGCTACTATTGAAAATATTGAAAAGACGATTTCAGATAAATTAACCAGGGAACAATTAATATCAAGAGGAATTGATGTTTCAGAAATTGATAAGGCCCGTGCCGAGGTAAACGTTGAAATACAGAATTTTGCAGGGGAACGAAGCTCGAAAATGTCAAATTATATCAAAATGTTCTTCGGTGGGGCGGCAGGATATCTCTTGATGATGTTTATTATCATTTATGGAAATATGGTAATGCGTAGTGTAATTGAAGAAAAAACTAACCGCATTATAGAGATTATAGTCTCTTCAGTAAAGCCATTTCAGCTATTACTTGGTAAAGTGCTTGGGACGTCACTGGCGGGTATCACGCAATTTACCGTTTGGGTAATCCTGGGAACAGTATTATTGTTAGGTGTTTCGTCATTTATGGGGATTGATCCCACTGCAGTTCAGTCACCGGCATCGGTAGCTATAGAAAATGCAGCCAGGCCTGAGATAAATCAGCTTGTGGTTGATATACTTAAACTTCCTTATGCCAGTCTGCTTGCTTTCTTTGTAATTTATTTTATTGGCGGGTATTTCTTATATAGTGCTATTTACGCAGCTATTGGTGCGGCGGTAGATAGTGAAACCGATACTCAGCAATTCATGTTTCCTATAATTTTACCTTTAATTCTGGGGATTTATGTTGGATTCTTTTCTGTGGTTGAAAATCCGCATGGCACAGTATCAACTATATTCTCTATGGTCCCGCTTACCTCACCAATTGTAATGTTAATGAGAATACCTTTTGGAGTGCCCTGGTGGGAACTTGTAATATCAATAAGCATATTAATTGCTACAAACTTTGGTGTTCTCTGGCTTTCTGCTAAAATTTACAGGGTGGGAATACTTATGTATGGTAAAAAACCTACCTATAAAGAACTGTATAAATGGCTTAAATATTAA
- a CDS encoding YceI family protein, with translation MKRFFLNAFVIAGLGLAVTGCKNDNKEANTTDAKEAATAEAEAMKFTVDTASSVIEWKGEKPTGTHTGTIKVANGSFMANDSVVESGTFVINMKSIEVTDLEGEEKSNLEAHLKGTVEGKEGDFFNVTEFPEATFEVTGITEEEGQSMLQGNLTMKEETKNIAFPVSISRDGESIEITSEEFSIDRTKWNVNYGSKSVFDGLGDKFINDEITLKINLKAKKA, from the coding sequence ATGAAAAGATTTTTTTTAAATGCATTCGTAATTGCAGGTCTTGGACTAGCCGTTACTGGATGTAAAAACGATAATAAAGAAGCTAATACTACAGATGCTAAAGAAGCTGCAACTGCTGAAGCTGAAGCAATGAAATTCACGGTAGATACTGCATCTTCTGTAATCGAGTGGAAAGGTGAAAAACCAACCGGAACTCATACTGGTACTATTAAAGTAGCTAACGGTTCTTTTATGGCTAACGATAGTGTTGTTGAAAGTGGAACTTTTGTAATCAACATGAAGTCTATCGAAGTTACAGATCTTGAAGGTGAAGAGAAATCTAACCTTGAAGCTCACTTAAAAGGAACTGTTGAAGGTAAAGAAGGTGACTTCTTTAATGTTACCGAATTCCCTGAAGCTACCTTTGAAGTTACTGGAATTACTGAGGAAGAAGGCCAGTCTATGCTGCAAGGTAATCTTACTATGAAAGAAGAAACTAAAAATATCGCTTTCCCGGTAAGTATTTCCAGAGATGGTGAGAGTATTGAAATTACCAGTGAAGAATTTTCTATAGACCGTACAAAATGGAATGTGAACTATGGTTCTAAATCTGTATTTGATGGCCTTGGTGATAAATTCATCAATGATGAAATCACTTTAAAAATAAACCTGAAAGCTAAGAAAGCTTAG
- a CDS encoding nucleotide exchange factor GrpE → MSRKEDKSKDDHKEVKDQVEEAMDKAIDEVDGNDENDDEQPEVNVDELTEEERLMEDVQKEKDKFLRLFAEFENYKRRTSKERLELFKTANQEVMSAMLPILDDFDRAMNELRKSGDENLLVGIELIHNKLKETLKAKGLERIEVEQGSDFDSEIHEAITQIPAPSDKLKGKIVDVVEPGYKLGERIIRYPKVVTGK, encoded by the coding sequence ATGAGCCGAAAAGAAGATAAAAGTAAAGACGATCATAAAGAGGTGAAAGACCAGGTTGAAGAGGCGATGGATAAAGCCATAGATGAAGTAGACGGGAATGATGAGAATGATGATGAACAACCGGAAGTAAATGTAGATGAGCTTACTGAAGAAGAACGTTTGATGGAAGATGTTCAAAAAGAGAAGGATAAATTTCTTCGACTTTTTGCTGAATTTGAGAATTATAAGAGACGTACTTCGAAAGAAAGACTGGAATTGTTTAAAACTGCCAATCAGGAAGTCATGTCTGCCATGTTACCTATACTGGATGATTTTGACAGAGCCATGAATGAATTGAGAAAATCTGGTGATGAAAACCTTTTGGTAGGGATAGAATTAATTCATAATAAATTAAAGGAAACCCTCAAAGCTAAAGGGCTCGAGCGTATAGAAGTGGAGCAGGGATCAGACTTTGATTCTGAAATTCACGAAGCTATTACCCAAATACCTGCGCCTTCAGATAAACTTAAAGGCAAGATTGTTGATGTCGTAGAGCCTGGATATAAATTGGGGGAAAGAATTATAAGATACCCTAAAGTTGTTACAGGAAAATAA
- a CDS encoding TIGR01777 family oxidoreductase, which translates to MRVLITGATGLIGSKLSSLCREEGIKVNYLTTSKSKIENKEDYQGFYWDPKNDEIEKDCIKDVHVIVHLAGASIAEPWSNSYKKTIIKSRTDTAALLHKTLSENSHQVENFISASAIGVYPSSLEKLYFEDDNVVADNFVGEVVEKWEAAADKFESLGLDVAKIRVGLVLAENGGMLEKIKKPISINMGAALGSGKQWQSWIHLDDLAGIFLFAIQNDLTGIYNAVAPNPATNKELTKDLAKKMGKSVWLPNVPPLALKALLGEMSQIVLSSQLVSSKKIESAGYNFSYTNLSRALGDLT; encoded by the coding sequence ATGCGGGTATTAATAACAGGTGCTACAGGATTGATTGGCTCTAAACTTAGTAGTTTATGCCGTGAAGAAGGAATAAAAGTTAATTACCTTACCACTAGTAAATCAAAGATTGAAAATAAAGAAGATTATCAGGGATTTTACTGGGATCCAAAAAATGATGAAATAGAAAAAGATTGTATAAAGGATGTTCATGTTATAGTACATCTCGCTGGAGCCAGCATTGCCGAACCCTGGTCTAATTCTTATAAAAAGACTATTATTAAAAGCAGAACGGATACAGCTGCTTTACTTCATAAAACATTAAGTGAAAACTCTCATCAGGTAGAGAATTTCATATCTGCCAGTGCAATCGGAGTTTATCCAAGTTCTCTTGAAAAACTATATTTTGAAGATGATAATGTTGTAGCAGATAATTTCGTAGGTGAAGTGGTAGAAAAATGGGAGGCCGCTGCAGATAAATTTGAAAGCCTAGGGCTGGATGTGGCTAAAATACGAGTGGGACTTGTACTGGCTGAAAATGGCGGCATGTTAGAAAAAATCAAAAAGCCTATCTCAATTAATATGGGAGCGGCCCTGGGCAGTGGGAAGCAATGGCAATCCTGGATTCACCTAGACGATCTTGCAGGAATATTTCTTTTTGCAATTCAAAATGACTTAACTGGGATATATAACGCAGTAGCTCCAAACCCGGCTACCAATAAAGAACTCACAAAAGATCTGGCTAAAAAGATGGGTAAATCGGTTTGGTTGCCCAATGTACCTCCCCTCGCCTTAAAGGCTTTGCTTGGAGAAATGTCACAAATTGTATTATCAAGTCAGTTAGTCAGTAGTAAAAAGATTGAAAGTGCCGGTTATAATTTTAGTTATACTAATTTGTCCAGAGCCTTAGGTGATCTCACTTAA
- the dnaJ gene encoding molecular chaperone DnaJ, producing the protein MKEDYYEILGLSKDASATEIKKAYRKKALKYHPDKNPGDSGAEDMFKKSAEAYEVLGNQEKRAKYDRFGHQAFDGGGFGGGGGMNMDDIFSQFGDIFGGGFGGGGFSGFGGFGGGQRRAKGSNLRIRVSLTLEEIANGCEKKIKVKRKIQAAGTSYKTCSTCNGTGQVTRVTNTILGRMQTASPCTTCGGSGQMIDKKPDGADAQGLEMKEETVSIKIPPGVEDGMQLKVSGKGNDAPGNGIPGDLLVAIEEKEHASLQREGDNLHYDLYISYSEAALGTSKEVDTVTGKVRIKIEEGVQSGKILRLRGKGISSINGYGKGDLLVHVNVWTPKTLSREQKEFFERMADDENFQPNPEKSDKSFFEKVKDMFS; encoded by the coding sequence ATGAAAGAAGATTATTACGAAATATTAGGCTTAAGTAAGGACGCTTCGGCTACTGAAATTAAGAAAGCATATAGGAAAAAAGCTTTAAAGTATCATCCGGATAAGAATCCGGGGGATTCTGGAGCAGAGGATATGTTTAAAAAATCAGCGGAAGCATATGAAGTTTTAGGAAATCAGGAAAAAAGAGCTAAATACGATCGTTTTGGTCACCAGGCATTTGATGGTGGTGGCTTTGGCGGCGGAGGTGGTATGAATATGGATGACATATTCAGCCAATTCGGTGATATTTTTGGCGGCGGTTTCGGCGGAGGTGGATTCTCTGGGTTTGGAGGATTTGGTGGCGGTCAGCGTCGTGCTAAAGGAAGTAATCTTAGAATACGCGTAAGTCTCACATTAGAAGAGATTGCTAATGGTTGTGAGAAAAAGATCAAAGTTAAACGTAAAATTCAGGCAGCAGGTACATCTTATAAAACCTGTTCAACCTGTAATGGTACCGGCCAGGTAACTCGCGTGACAAATACAATCCTTGGTAGAATGCAAACTGCTTCACCATGTACTACGTGCGGTGGAAGCGGGCAAATGATCGATAAAAAACCTGATGGCGCAGATGCTCAGGGATTGGAAATGAAAGAAGAAACCGTTTCAATTAAAATACCACCGGGTGTTGAAGATGGAATGCAGTTAAAGGTTTCTGGAAAAGGTAACGATGCTCCGGGAAATGGAATTCCGGGAGATCTTCTGGTAGCGATCGAGGAAAAAGAACATGCAAGTTTACAAAGAGAAGGTGATAATCTGCATTACGATCTTTATATAAGTTACTCTGAAGCAGCACTGGGGACTTCAAAAGAAGTTGATACAGTTACGGGTAAAGTGCGTATCAAGATCGAAGAAGGAGTGCAGTCTGGTAAAATATTGAGACTTAGAGGAAAAGGAATTAGTAGTATAAATGGTTACGGAAAAGGAGATCTTTTGGTTCACGTGAATGTCTGGACTCCAAAAACCCTCTCTAGAGAACAAAAAGAATTTTTTGAAAGAATGGCTGATGACGAGAACTTTCAGCCAAATCCTGAAAAGAGCGACAAATCCTTCTTTGAAAAAGTTAAAGATATGTTTTCTTAA
- a CDS encoding DUF4920 domain-containing protein, which produces MKKIIFLFVLFCGISCNQSKENNKKGFVKEGQEQSEYESFGAEISPRGSFSSSIMLEKFESLRSGDTINEKFSTTINSVCQAKGCWMVLELPGVDDVRVKFKDYGFFVPKDIIGKEVIVRGRAFVEMTSVEDQKHFAEDAGKSIDEIVAIREPEKSFGFIADGVLIKK; this is translated from the coding sequence ATGAAAAAGATAATATTCCTTTTCGTCCTTTTTTGTGGGATTTCCTGTAATCAAAGCAAGGAAAATAATAAGAAGGGGTTTGTGAAGGAAGGGCAGGAACAAAGCGAATATGAATCTTTTGGAGCAGAAATAAGTCCCCGGGGTAGTTTTTCATCCTCGATCATGCTAGAGAAATTTGAAAGCTTGCGAAGTGGTGATACTATAAATGAGAAATTTAGTACTACGATTAATAGCGTTTGTCAGGCTAAAGGCTGCTGGATGGTTTTAGAGCTGCCGGGAGTAGACGATGTTAGGGTGAAATTTAAAGATTACGGATTTTTTGTTCCGAAGGATATTATAGGGAAAGAAGTTATTGTGCGTGGAAGAGCTTTTGTTGAAATGACTTCAGTAGAAGATCAAAAGCATTTCGCTGAAGATGCAGGGAAATCTATAGATGAAATAGTTGCTATTCGTGAGCCTGAGAAAAGTTTTGGGTTTATAGCCGATGGTGTCTTAATTAAAAAATAA
- the mnmD gene encoding tRNA (5-methylaminomethyl-2-thiouridine)(34)-methyltransferase MnmD, whose product MERKIIKTDDGSVTIHLPEWDEQYHSKHGAVQEARHVFLKMGLHHFLEINNTSELAILEIGFGTGLNAFLTALEAEKLNLKINYTGVEAYPVPAEEIKLLNYPEASQAQEKADLFIKLHKTEWEKSFSISNNFSLTKVKKKFHEIADDELYNLIYFDAFGARVQPELWTEEIFNLMYRALNKNGVLVTYAAKGSVRRAMIASGFEVQKLPGPPGKREMLRAVKN is encoded by the coding sequence TTGGAACGAAAAATTATAAAAACCGACGATGGTTCGGTTACGATTCACTTACCAGAGTGGGATGAACAATATCATTCCAAACATGGAGCAGTTCAGGAAGCTCGGCATGTATTTCTGAAAATGGGGCTGCATCATTTTCTTGAGATCAATAATACCAGTGAACTTGCAATCCTGGAGATTGGTTTTGGTACGGGTCTTAATGCTTTCCTGACTGCATTAGAAGCTGAAAAATTAAACTTAAAGATCAATTATACCGGAGTGGAAGCCTATCCGGTTCCAGCCGAAGAAATTAAATTATTGAACTATCCTGAAGCTTCCCAGGCTCAAGAAAAAGCAGACCTTTTTATAAAACTTCATAAAACTGAATGGGAAAAGTCATTTTCAATTTCAAATAATTTTTCTTTAACGAAAGTGAAGAAAAAATTTCATGAGATTGCTGATGATGAACTTTATAATCTCATTTATTTTGATGCGTTTGGAGCAAGAGTTCAGCCTGAACTATGGACAGAAGAAATTTTTAATCTTATGTATAGAGCATTGAATAAAAATGGGGTCTTAGTTACCTATGCTGCAAAAGGAAGTGTAAGAAGAGCAATGATCGCATCTGGCTTTGAAGTTCAGAAACTTCCGGGGCCTCCGGGAAAACGAGAGATGTTAAGAGCTGTTAAAAATTAA